One window of Pyrus communis chromosome 12, drPyrComm1.1, whole genome shotgun sequence genomic DNA carries:
- the LOC137709756 gene encoding flavin-containing monooxygenase FMO GS-OX-like 9 has product MVSETYQSKNVCVIGAGPSGLVAARELRKEGHRVVVLEQNHDVGGQWLYDPNVEGEDPLGRAPTLKVHSSLYTSLRLISPREIMGFTDFPFAVKKGRDMRRFPGHRELLLYLKDFCDWFGLRELIRFNTRVSYVGMLDGDHVVGCKDLKWVVKSVEKKTEIFIEEVFDAVVVATGHYSKPRLPSIQGMDAWKRKQLHSHTYRVPEPFRDEVVVVVGTSLSGQDISMELVDVAKEIYLSGKSLDISEGLSKVISKHENLHLRPEIEALQEDGKVLFLDGSWVIADTIIYCTGYSYTFPFLDTKGIVTVDDDRVSPLYEHTFPPSLAPSLSFIGIPRKIIGFPFFESQAKWIAQLLSGKTTLPSRDDMMQSIKEFYHSRDVAGIPKHNTHDIAEFEYCDKYGDHIGFQHLEEWRKELCLSALRNAETDLETYRDSWDDHELLQEALQSPHFTQFGAQDLDFPL; this is encoded by the exons ATGGTTTCTGAAACTTACCAATCCAAAAATGTCTGTGTGATTGGAGCTGGACCCTCAGGGCTTGTAGCTGCAAGGGAGCTGAGGAAAGAAGGTCACAGGGTGGTGGTGTTGGAACAAAACCATGATGTGGGAGGGCAGTGGCTGTACGACCCAAATGTGGAGGGAGAGGATCCCTTAGGAAGGGCACCTACCCTAAAAGTGCATAGCAGTCTTTACACCTCTTTGAGGCTCATATCTCCCAGAGAGATCATGGGGTTCACTGACTTTCCATTTGCAGTAAAAAAAGGTAGGGACATGAGGAGGTTTCCAGGCCATAGGGAACTTCTTTTGTACCTCAAGGATTTTTGTGATTGGTTTGGGTTGAGGGAGTTGATAAGGTTCAATACTAGGGTTTCATATGTGGGGATGTTGGATGGAGATCATGTAGTTGGTTGTAAAGATTTGAAATGGGTTGTGAAGAGTGTGGAAAAGAAGACCGAGATTTTCATAGAAGAGGTGTTTGATGCGGTGGTTGTGGCCACGGGCCACTACTCTAAGCCAAGGTTGCCATCCATTCAAG GAATGGATGCATGGAAAAGGAAGCAACTGCATAGTCACACCTACAGGGTTCCGGAGCCATTTCGTGATGAG gttgtggtggtggttgggACTTCACTAAGTGGACAAGATATATCAATGGAACTAGTGGATGTGGCGAAGGAAATCTACCTCAGTGGAAAATCTCTTGACATATCTGAGGGCTTGTCCAAAGTCATTTCCAAACACGAAAACTTGCACCTTCGTCCCGAG ATAGAGGCACTCCAAGAAGATGGGAAGGTATTATTTTTGGATGGTTCTTGGGTCATTGCAGACACTATCATATACTGCACTGG GTATTCATACACATTCCCCTTTCTTGACACCAAAGGAATAGTAACTGTGGATGATGACAGAGTGAGCCCTTTGTATGAGCACACCTTCCCTCCATCACTTGCTCCCTCTTTATCTTTTATAGGCATTCCTAGAAAG ATAATAGGGTTCCCTTTCTTTGAGTCACAAGCAAAATGGATAGCTCAACTGCTCTCTGGGAAAACAACATTGCCATCAAGGGATGACATGATGCAGTCCATCAAGGAGTTCTACCACTCAAGGGATGTTGCTGGCATTCCAAAGCATAACACCCACGACATCGCCGAGTTCGAG TATTGTGACAAATATGGAGATCATATAGGGTTCCAACATTTGGAAGAATGGAGGAAAGAGCTTTGCCTTTCGGCACTAAGAAATGCTGAAACGGACTTGGAAACATATAGGGATTCGTGGGATGATCATGAGCTGCTTCAAGAGGCTCTTCAAAGTCCACATTTTACTCAATTTGGGGCTCAAGATTTAGATTTTCCTCTTTGA